A single window of Providencia stuartii DNA harbors:
- the ltnD gene encoding L-threonate dehydrogenase — MAAHTNVCVIGLGSMGMGAARACLQAGLNTWGVDINPDNCRALLAAGAKGAGPSAVPFAAELDAVVLLVVNAAQVRGILFGESGLAAHLKPGTVVMVSSTIASADAQAIAEALAEYQLLMLDAPVSGGAVKAAAGDMTVMASGSDAAFARLAPVLDAVAGKVYRIGSDIGLGSTVKIIHQLLAGVHIAVAAEAMALAARAGIPLETMYDVVTHAAGNSWMFENRMQHVLDGDYSPKSAVDIFVKDLGLVNDTARALTFPLPLATTALNMFTSASNAGFGREDDSAVIKIFNGITLPGHKQ, encoded by the coding sequence ATGGCTGCACACACTAACGTCTGCGTGATTGGACTGGGTTCAATGGGCATGGGCGCCGCCCGCGCCTGCCTGCAGGCGGGCCTGAACACCTGGGGCGTTGACATCAATCCCGACAACTGTCGCGCACTGCTGGCGGCGGGCGCCAAAGGCGCGGGCCCCAGCGCGGTGCCGTTCGCCGCGGAACTGGATGCAGTTGTGCTGCTGGTGGTCAATGCCGCCCAGGTGCGGGGGATCCTGTTCGGCGAGAGCGGCCTCGCCGCCCATCTGAAGCCGGGCACCGTCGTGATGGTGTCGTCCACCATCGCCTCCGCCGATGCTCAGGCCATTGCCGAGGCGCTGGCGGAGTACCAGCTATTGATGCTCGACGCGCCGGTATCGGGCGGCGCCGTGAAAGCGGCCGCCGGCGACATGACGGTGATGGCCTCCGGGAGCGATGCCGCCTTTGCCCGACTCGCGCCGGTGCTGGACGCCGTGGCCGGCAAAGTCTACCGCATCGGGAGCGACATTGGTCTTGGCTCGACGGTAAAAATTATCCATCAGCTGCTGGCCGGGGTGCACATCGCCGTTGCCGCCGAAGCGATGGCGCTTGCCGCCCGCGCCGGGATCCCACTGGAGACGATGTATGACGTGGTCACCCACGCGGCGGGTAATTCCTGGATGTTTGAGAATCGCATGCAGCACGTCCTGGATGGCGATTACTCGCCAAAATCCGCTGTCGATATTTTTGTCAAAGATCTCGGGCTGGTGAATGACACTGCCCGGGCGCTGACCTTCCCGCTGCCGCTCGCTACCACCGCGCTGAATATGTTCACCTCCGCCAGTAATGCCGGATTCGGTCGGGAAGATGACAGCGCGGTGATCAAGATTTTCAACGGCATCACCCTGCCGGGCCATAAACAGTGA
- a CDS encoding Tn3-like element Tn3 family transposase yields MPVDFLTTEQTESYGRFTGEPDELQLARYFHLDEADKEFIGKSRGDHNRLGIALQIGCVRFLGTFLTDMNHIPSGVRHFTARQLGIRDITVLAEYGQRENTRREHAALIRQHYQYREFAWPWTFRLTRLLYTRSWISNERPGLLFDLATGWLMQHRIILPGATTLTRLISEVREKATLRLWNKLALIPSAEQRSQLEMLLGPTDCSRLSLLESLKKGPVTISGPAFNEAIERWKTLNDFGLHAENLSTLPAVRLKNLARYAGMTSVFNIARMSPQKRMAVLVAFVLAWETLALDDALDVLDAMLAVIIRDARKIGQKKRLRSLKDLDKSALALASACSYLLKEETPDESIRAEVFSYIPRQKLAEIITLVREIARPSDDNFHEEMVEQYGRVRRFLPHLLNTVKFSSAPAGVTTLNACDYLSREFSSRRQFFDDAPTEIISRSWKRLVINKEKHITRRGYTLCFLSKLQDSLRRRDVYVTGSNRWGDPRARLLQGADWQANRIKVYRSLGHPTDPQEAIKSLGHQLDSRYRQVAARLGENEAVELDVSGPKPRLTISPLASLDEPDSLKRLSKMISDLLPPVDLTELLLEINAHTGFADEFFHASEASARVDDLPVSISAVLMAEACNIGLEPLIRSNVPALTRHRLNWTKANYLRAETITSANARLVDFQATLPLAQIWGGGEVASADGMRFVTPVRTINAGPNRKYFGNNRGITWYNFVSDQYSGFHGIVIPGTLRDSIFVLEGLLEQETGLNPTEIMTDTAGASDLVFGLFWLLGYQFSPRLADAGASVFWRMDHDADYGVLNDIARGQSDPRKIVLQWDEMIRTAGSLKLGKVQASVLVRSLLKSERPSGLTQAIIEVGRINKTLYLLNYIDDEDYRRRILTQLNRGESRHAVARAICHGQKGEIRKRYTDGQEDQLGALGLVTNAVVLWNTIYMQAALDHLRAQGETLNDEDIARLSPLCHGHINMLGHYSFTLAELVTKGHLRPLKEASEAENVA; encoded by the coding sequence ATGCCCGTTGACTTTCTGACCACTGAGCAGACTGAAAGCTATGGCAGATTCACCGGTGAACCGGATGAGCTTCAGCTGGCACGATATTTTCACCTTGATGAAGCAGACAAGGAATTTATCGGAAAAAGCAGAGGTGATCACAACCGTCTGGGCATTGCCCTGCAAATTGGATGTGTCCGTTTTCTGGGCACCTTCCTCACCGATATGAATCATATTCCTTCCGGCGTCCGGCATTTTACCGCCAGACAGCTCGGGATTCGTGATATCACCGTTCTTGCAGAATACGGTCAGAGGGAAAATACCCGCCGTGAGCATGCAGCGCTGATACGTCAGCACTATCAGTATCGTGAATTTGCCTGGCCCTGGACATTTCGCCTTACCCGTCTTTTATATACCCGGAGCTGGATAAGCAACGAACGTCCTGGCCTGCTTTTCGATCTGGCGACAGGGTGGCTTATGCAACATCGTATTATTCTCCCCGGAGCCACTACGCTGACCCGGTTGATTTCAGAGGTAAGGGAAAAGGCGACGTTGCGCCTGTGGAACAAACTGGCACTGATACCGTCAGCCGAACAGCGTTCACAGCTGGAGATGCTGCTGGGGCCAACTGATTGCAGCCGCCTGTCTTTACTGGAATCACTGAAAAAGGGCCCTGTGACCATCAGTGGTCCGGCGTTTAATGAAGCAATTGAACGCTGGAAAACTCTGAACGATTTTGGCCTGCATGCTGAAAACCTGAGTACACTCCCGGCTGTGCGCCTGAAAAATCTCGCACGTTATGCTGGTATGACTTCGGTGTTCAATATTGCCAGGATGTCACCGCAGAAAAGGATGGCGGTTCTGGTTGCCTTTGTCCTTGCATGGGAAACGCTGGCGCTGGATGATGCATTGGACGTTCTGGACGCCATGCTGGCCGTTATCATCCGTGACGCCAGAAAGATTGGGCAGAAAAAACGGCTCCGCTCGCTGAAGGATCTGGATAAATCTGCATTGGCGCTCGCCAGCGCATGTTCGTACCTGCTGAAAGAAGAAACACCGGACGAATCGATTCGTGCTGAGGTGTTCAGCTACATCCCAAGGCAAAAGCTGGCTGAAATCATCACGCTTGTCCGTGAAATTGCCCGGCCCTCAGACGATAATTTTCATGAAGAAATGGTGGAGCAGTACGGGCGCGTTCGTCGTTTCCTGCCCCATCTGCTGAATACCGTTAAATTTTCATCCGCACCTGCCGGGGTTACCACTCTGAATGCCTGTGACTACCTCAGCCGGGAGTTCAGCTCACGGCGGCAGTTTTTTGACGACGCACCAACGGAAATTATCAGTCGGTCATGGAAACGGCTGGTGATTAACAAGGAAAAACATATCACCCGCAGGGGATACACGCTCTGCTTTCTCAGTAAACTGCAGGATAGTCTGAGGCGGAGGGATGTCTACGTTACCGGCAGTAACCGGTGGGGAGATCCTCGTGCAAGATTACTACAGGGTGCTGACTGGCAGGCAAACCGGATTAAGGTTTATCGTTCTTTGGGGCACCCGACAGACCCGCAGGAAGCAATAAAATCTCTGGGCCATCAGCTTGATAGTCGTTACAGACAGGTTGCTGCACGTCTTGGCGAAAATGAGGCTGTCGAACTCGATGTTTCTGGCCCGAAGCCCCGGTTGACAATTTCTCCCCTCGCCAGTCTTGATGAGCCGGACAGTCTGAAACGACTGAGCAAAATGATCAGTGATCTACTCCCTCCGGTGGATTTAACGGAGTTGCTGCTCGAAATTAACGCCCATACCGGATTTGCTGATGAGTTTTTCCATGCTAGTGAAGCCAGTGCCAGAGTTGATGATCTGCCCGTCAGCATCAGCGCCGTGCTGATGGCTGAAGCCTGCAATATCGGTCTGGAACCACTGATCAGATCAAATGTTCCTGCACTGACCCGACACCGGCTGAACTGGACAAAAGCGAACTATCTGCGGGCTGAAACTATCACCAGCGCTAATGCCAGACTGGTTGATTTTCAGGCAACGCTGCCACTGGCACAGATATGGGGTGGAGGAGAAGTGGCATCTGCAGATGGAATGCGCTTTGTTACGCCAGTCAGAACAATCAATGCCGGACCGAACCGCAAATACTTTGGTAATAACAGAGGGATCACCTGGTACAACTTTGTGTCCGATCAGTATTCCGGCTTTCATGGCATCGTTATACCGGGGACGCTGAGGGACTCTATCTTTGTGCTGGAAGGCCTTCTGGAACAGGAGACCGGGCTGAATCCAACCGAAATTATGACCGATACGGCAGGTGCCAGCGATCTTGTCTTTGGCCTTTTCTGGCTGCTGGGATACCAGTTTTCTCCACGCCTGGCTGATGCCGGTGCTTCGGTTTTCTGGCGAATGGACCATGATGCCGACTATGGCGTGCTGAATGATATTGCCAGAGGGCAATCAGATCCCCGAAAAATAGTCCTTCAGTGGGACGAAATGATCCGGACCGCAGGCTCCCTGAAGCTGGGCAAAGTACAGGCCTCAGTGCTGGTCCGTTCATTGCTGAAAAGTGAACGTCCCTCCGGACTGACTCAGGCAATCATTGAAGTGGGGCGCATCAACAAAACGCTGTATCTGCTTAATTATATTGATGATGAAGATTACCGCCGGCGCATTCTGACCCAGCTTAATCGGGGAGAAAGCCGTCATGCAGTTGCCAGAGCCATCTGTCACGGTCAAAAAGGTGAGATAAGAAAACGATATACCGACGGTCAGGAAGATCAGTTGGGAGCTCTGGGGCTGGTCACTAACGCCGTCGTGTTATGGAACACTATTTATATGCAGGCAGCTCTGGATCATCTCCGGGCGCAGGGTGAAACACTGAATGATGAAGATATCGCACGCCTCTCCCCGCTTTGCCACGGACATATCAATATGCTCGGCCATTATTCCTTCACGCTGGCAGAACTGGTGACCAAAGGACATCTGAGACCATTAAAAGAGGCGTCAGAGGCAGAAAACGTTGCTTAA
- a CDS encoding recombinase family protein, which produces MRIFGYARVSTSQQSLDIQIRALKDAGVKANRIFTDKASGSSTDREGLDLLRMKVEEGDVILVKKLDRLGRDTADMIQLIKEFDAQGVAVRFIDDGISTDGDMGQMVVTILSAVAQAERRRILERTNEGRQEAKLKGIKFGRRRTVDRNVVLTLHQKGTGATEIAHQLSIARSTVYKILEDERAS; this is translated from the coding sequence ATGCGAATTTTTGGTTATGCGCGGGTCTCAACCAGCCAGCAGTCCCTCGATATTCAGATCAGAGCGCTCAAAGATGCAGGGGTAAAAGCTAACCGCATCTTTACCGACAAGGCATCCGGCAGTTCAACAGATCGGGAAGGGCTGGATTTGCTGAGGATGAAGGTGGAGGAAGGTGATGTCATTCTGGTGAAGAAGCTCGACCGTCTTGGCCGCGACACCGCCGACATGATCCAACTGATAAAAGAGTTTGATGCTCAGGGTGTAGCGGTTCGGTTTATTGACGACGGGATCAGTACCGACGGTGATATGGGGCAAATGGTGGTCACCATCCTGTCGGCTGTGGCACAGGCTGAACGCCGGAGGATCCTAGAGCGCACGAATGAGGGCCGACAGGAAGCAAAGCTGAAAGGAATCAAATTTGGCCGCAGGCGTACCGTGGACAGGAACGTCGTGCTGACGCTTCATCAGAAGGGCACTGGTGCAACGGAAATTGCTCATCAGCTCAGTATTGCCCGCTCCACGGTTTATAAAATTCTTGAAGACGAAAGGGCCTCGTGA
- the aac(6')-Ib gene encoding AAC(6')-Ib family aminoglycoside 6'-N-acetyltransferase — MTNSNDSVTLRLMTEHDLAMLYEWLNRSHIVEWWGGEEARPTLADVQEQYLPSVLAQESVTPYIAMLNGEPIGYAQSYVALGSGDGWWEEETDPGVRGIDQLLANASQLGKGLGTKLVRALVELLFNDPEVTKIQTDPSPSNLRAIRCYEKAGFERQGTVTTPDGPAVYMVQTRQAFERTRSVA, encoded by the coding sequence GTGACCAACAGCAACGATTCCGTCACACTGCGCCTCATGACTGAGCATGACCTTGCGATGCTCTATGAGTGGCTAAATCGATCTCATATCGTCGAGTGGTGGGGCGGAGAAGAAGCACGCCCGACACTTGCTGACGTACAGGAACAGTACTTGCCAAGCGTTTTAGCGCAAGAGTCCGTCACTCCATACATTGCAATGCTGAATGGAGAGCCGATTGGGTATGCCCAGTCGTACGTTGCTCTTGGAAGCGGGGACGGATGGTGGGAAGAAGAAACCGATCCAGGAGTACGCGGAATAGACCAGTTACTGGCGAATGCATCACAACTGGGCAAAGGCTTGGGAACCAAGCTGGTTCGAGCTCTGGTTGAGTTGCTGTTCAATGATCCCGAGGTCACCAAGATCCAAACGGACCCGTCGCCGAGCAACTTGCGAGCGATCCGATGCTACGAGAAAGCGGGGTTTGAGAGGCAAGGTACCGTAACCACCCCAGATGGTCCAGCCGTGTACATGGTTCAAACACGCCAGGCATTCGAGCGAACACGCAGTGTTGCCTAA
- the aadA1 gene encoding ANT(3'')-Ia family aminoglycoside nucleotidyltransferase AadA1: protein MREAVIAEVSTQLSEVVGVIERHLEPTLLAVHLYGSAVDGGLKPHSDIDLLVTVTVRLDETTRRALINDLLETSASPGESEILRAVEVTIVVHDDIIPWRYPAKRELQFGEWQRNDILAGIFEPATIDIDLAILLTKAREHSVALVGPAAEELFDPVPEQDLFEALNETLTLWNSPPDWAGDERNVVLTLSRIWYSAVTGKIAPKDVAADWAMERLPAQYQPVILEARQAYLGQEDRLASRADQLEEFVHYVKGEITKVVGK from the coding sequence ATGAGGGAAGCGGTGATCGCCGAAGTATCGACTCAACTATCAGAGGTAGTTGGCGTCATCGAGCGCCATCTCGAACCGACGTTGCTGGCCGTACATTTGTACGGCTCCGCAGTGGATGGCGGCCTGAAGCCACACAGTGATATTGATTTGCTGGTTACGGTGACCGTAAGGCTTGATGAAACAACGCGGCGAGCTTTGATCAACGACCTTTTGGAAACTTCGGCTTCCCCTGGAGAGAGCGAGATTCTCCGCGCTGTAGAAGTCACCATTGTTGTGCACGACGACATCATTCCGTGGCGTTATCCAGCTAAGCGCGAACTGCAATTTGGAGAATGGCAGCGCAATGACATTCTTGCAGGTATCTTCGAGCCAGCCACGATCGACATTGATCTGGCTATCTTGCTGACAAAAGCAAGAGAACATAGCGTTGCCTTGGTAGGTCCAGCGGCGGAGGAACTCTTTGATCCGGTTCCTGAACAGGATCTATTTGAGGCGCTAAATGAAACCTTAACGCTATGGAACTCGCCGCCCGACTGGGCTGGCGATGAGCGAAATGTAGTGCTTACGTTGTCCCGCATTTGGTACAGCGCAGTAACCGGCAAAATCGCGCCGAAGGATGTCGCTGCCGACTGGGCAATGGAGCGCCTGCCGGCCCAGTATCAGCCCGTCATACTTGAAGCTAGGCAGGCTTATCTTGGACAAGAAGATCGCTTGGCCTCGCGCGCAGATCAGTTGGAAGAATTTGTTCACTACGTGAAAGGCGAGATCACCAAGGTAGTCGGCAAATAA
- a CDS encoding oxacillin-hydrolyzing class D beta-lactamase OXA-9: protein MKKILLLHMLVFVSATLPISSVASDEVETLKCTIIADAITGNTLYETGECARRVSPCSSFKLPLAIMGFDSGILQSPKSPTWELKPEYNPSPRDRTYKQVYPALWQSDSVVWFSQQLTSRLGVDRFTEYVKKFEYGNQDVSGDSGKHNGLTQSWLMSSLTISPKEQIQFLLRFVAHKLPVSEAAYDMAYATIPQYQAAEGWAVHGKSGSGWLRDNNGKINESRPQGWFVGWAEKNGRQVVFARLEIGKEKSDIPGGSKAREDILVELPVLMGNK from the coding sequence ATGAAAAAAATTTTGCTGCTGCATATGTTGGTGTTCGTTTCCGCCACTCTCCCAATCAGTTCCGTGGCTTCTGATGAGGTTGAAACGCTTAAATGCACCATCATCGCAGACGCCATTACCGGAAATACCTTATATGAGACCGGAGAATGTGCCCGTCGTGTGTCTCCGTGCTCGTCTTTTAAACTTCCATTGGCAATCATGGGGTTTGATAGTGGAATCTTGCAGTCGCCAAAATCACCTACGTGGGAATTGAAGCCGGAATACAACCCGTCTCCGAGAGATCGCACATACAAACAAGTCTATCCGGCGCTATGGCAAAGCGACTCTGTTGTCTGGTTCTCGCAGCAATTAACAAGCCGTCTGGGAGTTGATCGGTTCACGGAATACGTAAAGAAATTTGAGTACGGTAATCAAGATGTTTCCGGTGACTCGGGGAAGCATAACGGCTTGACCCAGTCATGGCTGATGTCGTCGCTCACCATATCTCCCAAGGAGCAAATTCAGTTTCTTCTACGCTTTGTCGCGCATAAGCTGCCTGTATCCGAAGCGGCTTATGACATGGCGTATGCCACAATCCCGCAGTACCAGGCAGCCGAAGGATGGGCTGTACATGGAAAAAGCGGCAGCGGCTGGCTTCGGGACAATAACGGCAAGATAAATGAAAGTCGTCCGCAGGGCTGGTTCGTGGGCTGGGCTGAAAAAAACGGACGGCAAGTTGTTTTCGCCCGATTGGAAATAGGAAAGGAAAAGTCCGATATTCCCGGCGGGTCTAAAGCACGAGAGGATATTCTCGTGGAATTACCCGTGTTGATGGGTAACAAATGA
- a CDS encoding broad-spectrum class A beta-lactamase TEM-1 — protein MSIQHFRVALIPFFAAFCLPVFAHPETLVKVKDAEDQLGARVGYIELDLNSGKILESFRPEERFPMMSTFKVLLCGAVLSRVDAGQEQLGRRIHYSQNDLVEYSPVTEKHLTDGMTVRELCSAAITMSDNTAANLLLTTIGGPKELTAFLHNMGDHVTRLDRWEPELNEAIPNDERDTTMPAAMATTLRKLLTGELLTLASRQQLIDWMEADKVAGPLLRSALPAGWFIADKSGAGERGSRGIIAALGPDGKPSRIVVIYTTGSQATMDERNRQIAEIGASLIKHW, from the coding sequence ATGAGTATTCAACATTTCCGTGTCGCCCTTATTCCCTTTTTTGCGGCATTTTGCCTTCCTGTTTTTGCTCACCCAGAAACGCTGGTGAAAGTAAAAGATGCTGAAGATCAGTTGGGTGCACGAGTGGGTTACATCGAACTGGATCTCAACAGCGGTAAGATCCTTGAGAGTTTTCGCCCCGAAGAACGTTTTCCAATGATGAGCACTTTTAAAGTTCTGCTATGTGGCGCGGTATTATCCCGTGTTGACGCCGGGCAAGAGCAACTCGGTCGCCGCATACACTATTCTCAGAATGACTTGGTTGAGTACTCACCAGTCACAGAAAAGCATCTTACGGATGGCATGACAGTAAGAGAATTATGCAGTGCTGCCATAACCATGAGTGATAACACTGCGGCCAACTTACTTCTGACAACGATCGGAGGACCGAAGGAGCTAACCGCTTTTTTGCACAACATGGGGGATCATGTAACTCGCCTTGATCGTTGGGAACCGGAGCTGAATGAAGCCATACCAAACGACGAGCGTGACACCACGATGCCTGCAGCAATGGCAACAACGTTGCGCAAACTATTAACTGGCGAACTACTTACTCTAGCTTCCCGGCAACAATTAATAGACTGGATGGAGGCGGATAAAGTTGCAGGACCACTTCTGCGCTCGGCCCTTCCGGCTGGCTGGTTTATTGCTGATAAATCTGGAGCCGGTGAGCGTGGGTCTCGCGGTATCATTGCAGCACTGGGGCCAGATGGTAAGCCCTCCCGTATCGTAGTTATCTACACGACGGGGAGTCAGGCAACTATGGATGAACGAAATAGACAGATCGCTGAGATAGGTGCCTCACTGATTAAGCATTGGTAA
- the merE gene encoding broad-spectrum mercury transporter MerE: MNAPDKLPPETRQPVSGYLWGALAVLTCPCHLPILAAVLAGTTAGAFLGEHWGVAALALTGLFVLAVTRLLRAFRGGS; the protein is encoded by the coding sequence GTGAACGCCCCTGACAAACTGCCGCCCGAGACGCGCCAACCCGTTTCCGGCTACCTGTGGGGTGCGCTGGCCGTGTTGACCTGCCCCTGCCATCTGCCGATTCTCGCCGCCGTGCTGGCCGGGACGACCGCCGGTGCCTTCCTTGGCGAGCATTGGGGTGTTGCCGCGCTCGCGCTGACCGGCTTGTTCGTTCTGGCCGTAACGCGGCTGCTGCGCGCCTTCCGGGGCGGATCATGA
- the merD gene encoding mercury resistance co-regulator MerD, with protein sequence MSAYTVSQLAHNAGVSVHIVRDYLVRGLLRPVACTTGGYGVFDDAALQRLCFVRAAFEAGIGLDALARLCRALDAADGAQAAAQLAVLRQLVERRRAALAHLDAQLASMPAERAHEEALP encoded by the coding sequence ATGAGCGCCTACACGGTATCGCAACTGGCCCATAACGCTGGGGTGAGCGTACATATCGTGCGCGACTACCTGGTGCGCGGCTTGTTACGGCCGGTGGCCTGCACCACGGGCGGCTACGGCGTGTTCGACGATGCGGCCTTGCAACGGCTGTGCTTCGTGCGCGCGGCCTTCGAGGCGGGTATCGGCCTGGATGCCCTGGCGCGGCTGTGCCGTGCGCTCGACGCAGCGGACGGCGCACAAGCCGCAGCGCAGCTTGCCGTGCTGCGCCAGTTGGTCGAGCGGCGGCGCGCGGCGTTGGCCCATCTGGACGCGCAACTGGCCTCCATGCCAGCCGAGCGGGCGCACGAGGAGGCATTGCCGTGA
- the merA gene encoding mercury(II) reductase, with the protein MTTLKITGMTCDSCAAHVKEALEKVPGVQSALVSYPKGTAQLAIEAGTSSDALTTAVAGLGYEATLADAPPTDNRAGLLDKMRDLLGRNDKTGSSGALHIAVIGSGGAAMAAALKAVEQGARVTLIERGTIGGTCVNVGCVPSKIMIRAAHIAHLRRESPFDGGIAATTPTIQRTALLAQQQARVDELRHAKYEGILEGNPAITVLHGSARFKDNRNLIVQLNDGGERVVAFDRCLIATGASPAVPPIPGLKDTPYWTSTEALVSETIPKRLAVIGSSVVALELAQAFARLGAKVTILARSTLFFREDPAIGEAVTAAFRMEGIEVREHTQASQVAYINGEGDGEFVLTTAHGELRADKLLVATGRAPNTRKLALDATGVTLTPQGAIVIDPGMRTSVEHIYAAGDCTDQPQFVYVAAAAGTRAAINMTGGDAALNLTAMPAVVFTDPQVATVGYSEAEAHHDGIKTDSRTLTLDNVPRALANFDTRGFIKLVVEEGSGRLIGVQAVAPEAGELIQTAALAIRNRMTVQELADQLFPYLTMVEGLKLAAQTFNKDVKQLSCCAG; encoded by the coding sequence ATGACCACCCTGAAAATCACCGGGATGACCTGCGACTCGTGCGCGGCTCACGTCAAGGAAGCCTTGGAGAAAGTGCCCGGCGTGCAATCGGCGCTGGTGTCCTATCCGAAGGGCACAGCGCAACTCGCCATTGAGGCGGGCACGTCATCGGATGCGCTGACTACCGCCGTGGCCGGACTGGGCTACGAGGCAACGCTTGCCGATGCGCCACCGACGGACAACCGCGCCGGCCTGCTCGACAAGATGCGCGATCTGCTGGGCAGAAACGACAAGACGGGTAGCAGCGGCGCATTGCATATCGCCGTCATCGGCAGCGGCGGGGCCGCGATGGCAGCGGCGCTGAAGGCCGTCGAGCAAGGCGCACGTGTCACGCTGATCGAGCGCGGCACCATCGGCGGCACCTGCGTCAATGTCGGTTGTGTGCCGTCCAAGATCATGATCCGCGCCGCCCATATCGCCCATCTGCGCCGGGAAAGCCCGTTCGATGGCGGCATCGCCGCTACCACGCCGACCATCCAGCGCACGGCGCTGCTGGCCCAGCAGCAGGCCCGCGTCGATGAACTGCGCCACGCCAAGTACGAAGGCATCTTGGAGGGCAATCCGGCGATCACTGTGCTGCACGGCTCCGCCCGCTTTAAGGACAATCGCAACCTGATCGTGCAACTCAACGACGGCGGCGAGCGCGTGGTGGCATTCGACCGCTGCCTGATCGCCACCGGCGCGAGCCCGGCCGTGCCGCCGATTCCCGGCCTGAAAGACACTCCGTACTGGACTTCCACTGAAGCGCTGGTCAGCGAGACGATTCCTAAGCGCCTGGCCGTGATTGGCTCATCAGTGGTGGCGCTGGAGCTGGCGCAGGCGTTCGCCCGACTCGGAGCGAAGGTGACGATCCTGGCTCGCAGCACGCTGTTCTTCCGCGAAGACCCAGCTATAGGCGAAGCCGTCACGGCCGCATTCCGCATGGAGGGCATCGAGGTGAGGGAACACACCCAGGCCAGCCAGGTCGCGTATATCAATGGTGAAGGGGACGGCGAATTCGTGCTCACCACGGCGCACGGCGAACTGCGCGCCGACAAGCTGCTGGTCGCCACCGGCCGCGCGCCCAACACACGCAAGCTGGCACTGGATGCGACGGGCGTCACGCTCACCCCGCAAGGCGCTATCGTCATCGACCCCGGCATGCGTACAAGCGTGGAACACATCTACGCCGCAGGCGACTGCACCGACCAGCCGCAGTTCGTCTATGTGGCGGCAGCGGCCGGCACTCGCGCCGCGATCAACATGACCGGCGGTGACGCGGCCCTGAACCTGACCGCGATGCCGGCCGTGGTGTTCACCGACCCGCAAGTGGCGACCGTAGGCTACAGCGAGGCGGAAGCGCACCATGACGGCATCAAAACTGATAGTCGCACGCTAACGCTGGACAACGTGCCGCGCGCGCTCGCCAACTTCGACACGCGCGGCTTCATCAAACTGGTGGTTGAAGAAGGCAGCGGACGACTGATCGGCGTGCAGGCAGTGGCCCCGGAAGCGGGCGAACTGATCCAGACGGCCGCACTGGCGATTCGCAACCGGATGACGGTGCAGGAACTGGCCGACCAGTTGTTCCCCTACCTGACGATGGTCGAAGGGTTGAAGCTCGCGGCGCAGACCTTCAACAAGGATGTGAAGCAGCTTTCCTGCTGCGCCGGGTGA
- the merC gene encoding organomercurial transporter MerC produces the protein MGLITRIAGKTGALGSVVSAMGCAACFPAIASFGAAIGLGFLSQYEGLFIGILLPMFAGIALLANAIAWLNHRQWRRTALGTIGPILVLAAVFLMRAYGWQSGGLLYVGLALMVGVSVWDFISPAHRRCGPDSCELPEQRG, from the coding sequence ATGGGACTCATCACGCGCATCGCTGGCAAAACCGGCGCGCTCGGCAGCGTCGTTTCCGCGATGGGCTGCGCCGCCTGTTTTCCTGCCATCGCCAGCTTTGGCGCGGCCATCGGACTGGGCTTCTTGAGCCAGTACGAGGGGCTATTCATTGGCATCCTGCTGCCGATGTTCGCCGGCATCGCGTTACTCGCCAATGCTATCGCTTGGCTCAATCATCGACAGTGGCGACGCACGGCGCTCGGCACGATAGGCCCGATCTTGGTGCTGGCAGCGGTGTTTTTAATGCGGGCTTACGGCTGGCAGAGCGGTGGACTGCTCTATGTCGGCCTGGCCTTGATGGTTGGGGTGTCGGTCTGGGATTTCATCTCGCCAGCACATCGCCGCTGCGGGCCGGACAGCTGTGAATTGCCAGAACAACGTGGCTGA
- the merP gene encoding mercury resistance system periplasmic binding protein MerP has translation MKKLFAALALAAVVAPVWAATQTVTLSVPGMTCASCPITVKHALSKVEGVSKTDVSFDKRQAVVTFDDAKTNVQKLTKATEDAGYPSSLKR, from the coding sequence ATGAAAAAACTGTTTGCCGCCCTCGCCCTCGCTGCCGTTGTTGCCCCCGTGTGGGCCGCCACCCAGACCGTCACGCTGTCCGTGCCTGGCATGACCTGCGCCTCTTGCCCGATCACTGTCAAGCACGCGCTTTCCAAGGTTGAGGGCGTGAGCAAGACCGACGTAAGTTTCGACAAGCGCCAGGCCGTCGTCACCTTCGACGATGCCAAGACCAACGTCCAGAAGTTGACCAAGGCGACCGAGGACGCGGGCTATCCGTCCAGCCTCAAACGCTGA